Sequence from the Mauremys mutica isolate MM-2020 ecotype Southern chromosome 2, ASM2049712v1, whole genome shotgun sequence genome:
ATTCATGGCCCAAAAACCGTAAATTAACAGAGTTAAGGTTAACTGGCAGTGTCACATGCCTTTCCAGAATTCTGAGTACACCTAAACttaaaacctctgaaaaccaagaAATAAAGAGTTAAGTTACACATCAGCCTCACTCTGCAACTTTAACTCAGGCCTCTTGATATGTACCATTTTTCAGGAAGGGGACAGGGATGTGCGCCATATCTGTGGAATCCTTTGCTTAAATGACTTCAAATTTGGATCAGTAACCCTTCCCTGAGCCATCACGGAACACATCAATTTTCAAGATAATCCAAAGCAAGTGCAGCATTTTAgagtaccggggggggggggggggggggggagagaggggaaggaagggcacATTTGAACAGTCAGTCAGCCTCAATCTTAACATAAGATCACCACTGTAATGGGAAAAGTGAGGATTCAGTTAACTGCTGTAACTGAAGGCACTAGAAAGCAACAGTTGCCAGGGGAGGGTGGTTTTGCATCCTCCCTGCAGAGAGTAACAGCCTGAGCCATACATCATATACATTGCAAAGACtattctcttctccccaccccaaaaaagttCAGCATGGAGAATGCAGATTGGCCCTCAAAACAGTGGTGACCTGGTTAACTGGGACAACTACAGATCACTCAGCTGTGGCTTACCTGATCAAGTCTTATGGCTGTGGCCTGCTATTTGCTATTGTCCTTACAAAATACGTTTCCAGTGAGTACACTTAATATTCATATTTGCGCTTTCATTCAAGAATTCCAAAGTACTTTACAATTACTAAAAGCCACATAATAGCCCTCTAAGATAAGTTTCTATTTCACATCTTGATAAATAGAGATGTTAGATGATTTGCTCTAAACACTCAATTAAATTCCCAGCTCAAACAACTCCATTTCACAGAGACCCAACTTGAAAATTACTCCTGCTCCCCATGCTCTTCGTACATTTTTAAAGTCGATTTTTCTCGGTTCATATTCTTGGCATCTAACCAAAAGAATTTTGAAAAGCCAGACAACTTTTTCAGCGTAGCagtcaaaataaataataaaaaagcagAGAATAGCTCTCCCTACAGAACTTTATATACTTTATTTTACATCTGTGAATGTATTTTACATTATGCCATTACGTAAAAATCACCATTTAAATTTACAGTAGTATAGCATTAAAGCAATATGTTGCACTTAATGTGCAATAAGCATGTACCTCAACAAAGTTGTTCctgattttctctctttttacaACTACAATGCCATTACATTCAGATATTTCCCACTGCCACACTATGGCAATGACATTCAATCCCACATAAAGGAAATGCTTTTGAAGTAGGTTTTCCAAAAGGTGACAGCTTCCCATCTTAGCATTAAATGaactaaaaaaaatgaatattctTGATAAACATTTTCTTCTTTCCTGAAGTATCAACTGTTTTTGACCACATGGAGTTCTATAGTTCCATGGAATCAATTCTGCGTGAACCAGCTTGGACGTTTTCTGTTTCTTTCTATGATCCGCTTGCCTTCATCTCGTTCTGTAGGCTTTTCTCCCTCATATAAGACTACAGTCTCTACAGTGGGAGCATTAAATGGCCCTGCTTCCTTTTCCTTTATTTGGATCTTTATGAGATGAGTTTccgttttaatttttttgtaacaatagccACAAAGGACATGCTTCTGTTTCAGATTGCCACATTCAGGACAAACATCTATATTTGTCTAAAAGATAACAAAACAAGGAAAGTTTAGAAGTGAAGAAGTTGGGACAAACAGGGAAGAACTTCATAAAATGCTGAGATGTTGGGGTGAAGGTAATGAGCAATACTATTTGTTTCATTAAACCTCATTTCAATTTTAGTGAGATATATGGTTTTCCCACAAGCAACCACATGGAATACTGCCAGGCAAATTCTAATTTTACTGATATGCAGGCCTACTActcatcacaattaaaaaaaagaacctGGCATCTCTCCCCACTTAAAAACTTACAAGCAAAGATGTAGTAGTAGAGAATTGTAGTGCAATTTCATATTACAAAGACTTTAAAACATATCACGGTTCCATTTATTTGTATAGCATCAAGTATAAAATTAAGAACTAACCACTTACCAAACTAAGTGAATCAACTTTgagttttggggttttgttttcttaCTAATTTGCAAAATGTATAGATACTCAGGCCAAAATGATCATTGGGACAAGTGTTTATTATAACAAGAagtccttttgaagtcaatggctaaaGTATTACACCTggtaatgtttgcaggattgggctccaaAACACATAAGGGCATTTCACTCACACTGAGATGTATAAAGAGATTTCATATTTTATTGGTTTGGATCTCAACTGTactcttattttaaaatgcagtttaaGGTTGCATATTTCGAATGTATCATTTAGAATGTACGTTAAGTGGCATaaatattataaatatatttatagagaATTTCCAGAGAGGTTTTTCAAGGTGTTCTCACCATCAAGGAATATTATCTTCTTTGAGCTTTAGAAAATGATGAGCACAAAGGAAGTGTTTTATAAACATgctgcattatttaaaaaaaaagttatttgcaATGAATGAGATGGCAAAGCTAACAGGAATTTGACAGATTACCTTGAGTTTTATAAGTTTACTAGGGTGTCTTCGTCTGCAGCGGTTCACCTCAATAGTACGTCTCTTCTTGGGAGCTGCCATCCAAAAGATGCTATCTAAAAAGTTTGGAGCCTTGTTACTTTCTTCCCTAATATCTTCCAGTGGATCAGGAAGAGTAACTGGAGCCTGAACAGCTAATGCTGGTGCttcagaaaacaagaaaaaaaatgtgtcagAAATAGCCTACACCTACTGAGTTCAG
This genomic interval carries:
- the MRPL32 gene encoding 39S ribosomal protein L32, mitochondrial isoform X2; this translates as MAALVVCWSPARGVRGLFQRCWGQLERSLLRGLPAPPWALAVQAPVTLPDPLEDIREESNKAPNFLDSIFWMAAPKKRRTIEVNRCRRRHPSKLIKLKTNIDVCPECGNLKQKHVLCGYCYKKIKTETHLIKIQIKEKEAGPFNAPTVETVVLYEGEKPTERDEGKRIIERNRKRPSWFTQN
- the MRPL32 gene encoding 39S ribosomal protein L32, mitochondrial isoform X1, translated to MAALVVCWSPARGVRGLFQRCWGQLERSLLRGLPAPPWAPALAVQAPVTLPDPLEDIREESNKAPNFLDSIFWMAAPKKRRTIEVNRCRRRHPSKLIKLKTNIDVCPECGNLKQKHVLCGYCYKKIKTETHLIKIQIKEKEAGPFNAPTVETVVLYEGEKPTERDEGKRIIERNRKRPSWFTQN